AAGCTATTCCTATATCAAGTACCGAAACGCTGTTATATACCGAGAAGTTGGTGACTTCTACGATGCTGCCATTAGGAAGGATATTGATTTCACCTGTAAAGCTTTTAATCTTCGTCGTCCGCAGCCCGATTTCCTCTACCGTTCCTTCAAATTGTCCAATTCTTACATAATCACCTACAGAGAATTGATCTTCAAAAATAATGAAGAAACCGGTGATGATGTCTTTTACGAGACTTTGCGCCCCGAAACCGACGGCCAAGCCGACAATCCCTGCACCAGCAAGCATTGCTTTAACATCGATCGTCATTGCCGCAAGAATGGACATGATCGCAATAAAGTAGACAACATATGTCAGTACATTCTCAAGCAGCTTCATTAATGTTGCCTCTCGCCGCTCCGTTATCCGCAACGGACCTCTCGTCCTGACCTTAAAGAAATTGCGGATCGCTATCTTTCCAATTCGGATGAACAAACCCGTGATAATTAGGATGGCAATGATTTTTAAAACACCTTCCCCTATATCAAACCAAAGCTGATCATCCATGAATTTTCTGCTTAAGTTATTTAAAAACTCCTGAGACCTAGTCAGACTTTCTTCTGCATTGGTCATTTTTTCACCCGCCTGTCAATTTCATGCTATCAATATCATACGTTATGTAACAAAGTAGAAGTTTTCATACAAGCACAATCATTTTAACAAGTTTTATAATGTAGTTAAAGAAGACTGTTTGCTCAAATTAAAAGTTAACCAGCTATAAAAATTAACTGGTGATTTTATTATTTTAATATAACTCTTATGTTTTTCACCAGTGTCTATACCCTTAAAATCTTTTTTTAAAAAACATGACCTTTCTCCTCCACAAAATAAACACTGCTCCAAAAGACCCTGTTTAAATCTTTCTGTTTATAGGTATGTATAGATTACAAAAAAAGTCCGTATACTGATAGTACGAATTTTGAAGGAGTTGATCCAATGAATCTCAAAAACCATTTTTTCGAGCGGAGAAACAATGTGGCAAAAATCAACCACGAAGATGATCTGGCTGCAGAAAAGCTGGCTTCTGAAATCCTGGACCATTTGCCTAATTTCAGCACACGCCCAATTGTTTTTGTCTGTATTGGAACTGACCGCTCTACCGGTGATTCATTGGGTCCGCTAATCGGAACACTTCTCGAGGAAAAAGAAATTGCACCTTACCATGTATACGGGACTCTTGATGATCCAATACATGCAGTAAACATGGATGCGAAACTGGCTGAAATCAAAGAAAAGCACTTCAATCCTTTTATCATTGGCATAGACGCCTGCCTGGGAAGGTTAAAAAGTGTCGGATCCATCCAGGTAGGAAATGGTCCAGTCAAACCAGGTGCCGGAGTGAATAAGGAACTTCCCGAAGTCGGCAATATGCACATTACAGGCATCGTAAATGTCAGTGGGTTCATGGAATTCTTTGTTTTGCAAAACACAAGATTGAACCTCGTCTTAAAAATGGCAAAAACGATTGCGAACGGTATTTTCGAGAGCAGCCAGCAGCTATCGAAAAAACAGGATTGGCCAAAACTGAATTGGGATCTAGAGGCTGAGCAGCCTACAGTTGCCGAATAACGATAAAAATTTTAAACACGCCGGGAGACTATCTCTCGGCGTGTATTTTCTCTAAAGGTCTGCCCAACCTTTTGGAGCTCCAGAAGGTGACAATACCCATGATCAATGAAATCACAAATGGTACGATGAACCACCCCGGCATCATGACCGTCCAGAAAAGCAAGTAAGCAGTGATGGCAAAAATCAGGATACTTGAGATAAATAATAGACTGGATAGAAAATCTTTCATTGCAGAATCATCTTCTTACAGTCCGACCGTATAGTGTGAGATTGTGACAAGTACGGCAGTCACCAGTATGCCGGGAAGGAGGTTCGCAACCCTGATTTTCGTCAGTCCGATCAGGTTTAAGCCAATGGCGAAAATCATCACCCCGCCGGTTGCAGTCAATTCAAGAATGAAGCTGTCCATCAAGGCTTGTGGAATAAATTTATCAATTTGCGTCGCAAACAATGCAATTGTTCCCTGATAGAGCATTACCGGAATCGCTGAAAAAAGAACCCCAATACCGAGTGTCGTAGTTAGAATTAAAGCCGTGAAACCGTCAATGATTGCCTTTGTATAAAGCACGTCATGGTCGCCGCGGATGCCGCTATCGAGAGCACCAATAATGGCCATCGCGCCAATGACAAAAATCAATGTGGCCGTCACGAAACCTTGTGAAATACTTCCTTCTCCTTTTGATCCAAGTTTTCTCTCGAGCCAGTCTCCAACTGAATTCAGCTTATCCTCCAGCTTCCAGGCTTC
This portion of the Mesobacillus sp. S13 genome encodes:
- a CDS encoding DUF554 domain-containing protein, giving the protein MFLLGTIVNGLLIIVGTLLGRLLTRIPENMKTTVMHGIGLAVMVLGLQMGFKSANFLIVILSLVMGAVLGEAWKLEDKLNSVGDWLERKLGSKGEGSISQGFVTATLIFVIGAMAIIGALDSGIRGDHDVLYTKAIIDGFTALILTTTLGIGVLFSAIPVMLYQGTIALFATQIDKFIPQALMDSFILELTATGGVMIFAIGLNLIGLTKIRVANLLPGILVTAVLVTISHYTVGL
- the yyaC gene encoding spore protease YyaC, whose translation is MNLKNHFFERRNNVAKINHEDDLAAEKLASEILDHLPNFSTRPIVFVCIGTDRSTGDSLGPLIGTLLEEKEIAPYHVYGTLDDPIHAVNMDAKLAEIKEKHFNPFIIGIDACLGRLKSVGSIQVGNGPVKPGAGVNKELPEVGNMHITGIVNVSGFMEFFVLQNTRLNLVLKMAKTIANGIFESSQQLSKKQDWPKLNWDLEAEQPTVAE
- a CDS encoding mechanosensitive ion channel family protein codes for the protein MTNAEESLTRSQEFLNNLSRKFMDDQLWFDIGEGVLKIIAILIITGLFIRIGKIAIRNFFKVRTRGPLRITERREATLMKLLENVLTYVVYFIAIMSILAAMTIDVKAMLAGAGIVGLAVGFGAQSLVKDIITGFFIIFEDQFSVGDYVRIGQFEGTVEEIGLRTTKIKSFTGEINILPNGSIVEVTNFSVYNSVSVLDIGIAYEGDIEYAEKVLQQYLETTTEKYPELVKTPELLGVQQFGASEVVLRIVAETVPMKHWYIGRQLRKEIKLLLDEHGIEIPFPRMVMYSRQEGGEQKEFGK